From Ursus arctos isolate Adak ecotype North America unplaced genomic scaffold, UrsArc2.0 scaffold_11, whole genome shotgun sequence, the proteins below share one genomic window:
- the SPRY1 gene encoding protein sprouty homolog 1 isoform X1 → MGLSEKVLDLDSCVRGEDRLPRASEISDACQVSTDCQNSRSLHMDPQNQHGSGSSLVVIQQPTLDSRQRLDYEREIQPAAILSLDQIKAIRGSNEYTEGPSVVKRPAPRTAPRQEKHERTHEIIPINVNNNYEHRPTSHLGHAGLSNNARGPILSRSTSTGSAASSGSNSSASSEQGLLGRSPPTRPVPGNRSERAIRTQPKQLIVDDLKGSLKEDLTQHKFICEQCGKCKCGECTAPRTLPSCLACNRQCLCSAESMVEYGTCMCLVKGIFYHCSNDDEGDSYSDNPCSCSQSHCCSRYLCMGAMSLFLPCLLCYPPAKGCLKLCRGCYDWIHRPGCRCKNSNTVYCKLESCPSRGQGKPS, encoded by the exons ATGGGATTGTCCGAAAAGGTATTGGACTTGGATTCCTGTGTCCGTGGGGAAGACAGGTTGCCGAGAGCGAGCGA gATTTCAGATGCATGCCAGGTTTCCACTGATTGCCAGAATTCGAGATCACTACACATGGATCCCCAAAATCAACATGGCAGTGGCAGTTCATTAGTTGTGATCCAGCAGCCTACATTGGATAGCCGTCAGAGGTTAGACTATGAGAGAGAAATTCAGCCTGCTGCTATTTTGTCTTTAGACCAGATCAAGGCCATCAGAGGCAGTAACGAATATACGGAAGGGCCATCTGTGGTGAAAAGACCTGCTCCTCGAACAGCACCAAGACAAGAAAAGCATGAAAGGACTCATGAAATCATACCAATTAATGTGAATAACAATTATGAGCATAGACCTACAAGCCACCTGGGACATGCAGGACTCTCAAATAATGCCAGAGGCCCCATTTTGAGCAGATCGACCAGCACTGGAAGTGCAGCCAGTTCTGGGAGCAACAGCAGTGCGTCTTCTGAGCAGGGACTGTTAGGAAGGTCACCACCAACCAGACCAGTCCCTGGGAATAGGTCTGAAAGGGCAATCCGGACCCAGCCCAAGCAACTAATTGTGGATGACTTGAAGGGTTCCTTGAAAGAGGACCTGACACAGCACAAGTTTATTTGTGAACAGTGTGGGAAGTGCAAGTGTGGAGAATGCACagctcccaggaccctgccatCCTGTTTGGCCTGTAATCGTCAGTGCCTTTGCTCTGCTGAGAGCATGGTGGAGTATGGAACCTGCATGTGCTTAGTCAAGGGCATCTTCTACCACTGCTCCAATGATGATGAAGGGGATTCTTACTCGGATAATCCTTGCTCCTGTTCACAGTCACACTGCTGCTCTAGGTACCTGTGTATGGGAGCCATGTCTCTATTTTTACCTTGCTTACTCTGTTATCCTCCTGCTAAGGGATGCCTGAAGCTGTGCAGGGGGTGTTATGACTGGATCCATCGCCCAGGATGCAGATGTAAGAACTCCAACACTGTCTATTGTAAGCTGGAGAGCTGCCCCTCCCGGGGTCAGGGTAAACCATCATGA
- the SPRY1 gene encoding protein sprouty homolog 1 isoform X2, with translation MDPQNQHGSGSSLVVIQQPTLDSRQRLDYEREIQPAAILSLDQIKAIRGSNEYTEGPSVVKRPAPRTAPRQEKHERTHEIIPINVNNNYEHRPTSHLGHAGLSNNARGPILSRSTSTGSAASSGSNSSASSEQGLLGRSPPTRPVPGNRSERAIRTQPKQLIVDDLKGSLKEDLTQHKFICEQCGKCKCGECTAPRTLPSCLACNRQCLCSAESMVEYGTCMCLVKGIFYHCSNDDEGDSYSDNPCSCSQSHCCSRYLCMGAMSLFLPCLLCYPPAKGCLKLCRGCYDWIHRPGCRCKNSNTVYCKLESCPSRGQGKPS, from the coding sequence ATGGATCCCCAAAATCAACATGGCAGTGGCAGTTCATTAGTTGTGATCCAGCAGCCTACATTGGATAGCCGTCAGAGGTTAGACTATGAGAGAGAAATTCAGCCTGCTGCTATTTTGTCTTTAGACCAGATCAAGGCCATCAGAGGCAGTAACGAATATACGGAAGGGCCATCTGTGGTGAAAAGACCTGCTCCTCGAACAGCACCAAGACAAGAAAAGCATGAAAGGACTCATGAAATCATACCAATTAATGTGAATAACAATTATGAGCATAGACCTACAAGCCACCTGGGACATGCAGGACTCTCAAATAATGCCAGAGGCCCCATTTTGAGCAGATCGACCAGCACTGGAAGTGCAGCCAGTTCTGGGAGCAACAGCAGTGCGTCTTCTGAGCAGGGACTGTTAGGAAGGTCACCACCAACCAGACCAGTCCCTGGGAATAGGTCTGAAAGGGCAATCCGGACCCAGCCCAAGCAACTAATTGTGGATGACTTGAAGGGTTCCTTGAAAGAGGACCTGACACAGCACAAGTTTATTTGTGAACAGTGTGGGAAGTGCAAGTGTGGAGAATGCACagctcccaggaccctgccatCCTGTTTGGCCTGTAATCGTCAGTGCCTTTGCTCTGCTGAGAGCATGGTGGAGTATGGAACCTGCATGTGCTTAGTCAAGGGCATCTTCTACCACTGCTCCAATGATGATGAAGGGGATTCTTACTCGGATAATCCTTGCTCCTGTTCACAGTCACACTGCTGCTCTAGGTACCTGTGTATGGGAGCCATGTCTCTATTTTTACCTTGCTTACTCTGTTATCCTCCTGCTAAGGGATGCCTGAAGCTGTGCAGGGGGTGTTATGACTGGATCCATCGCCCAGGATGCAGATGTAAGAACTCCAACACTGTCTATTGTAAGCTGGAGAGCTGCCCCTCCCGGGGTCAGGGTAAACCATCATGA